Part of the Helicobacter bilis genome is shown below.
ATACCATTGCTTTATATTGTGTGAGATTAAGCCACTACCGCCAAATACATCTAAAAATATTGTTTCATCGTTTATATATCCATCGCCCTGCATATCTTGCAAAACTCGCTTTATATGTTTTAGCATGTTTTTCTTATTTCCCATAAATGCTAAAGGGGGTTTGTTGTATTGCATTTTTTTTATTATATCCCCTATTGTTTATATACTATCTTAGAGTTAATCCCACTACGCATATGCTAATAACGGGACTTATGCTTTATTGCGTAAAACTGCTTAAAACATAAGCGACACCTTTTATTGTATTTACTTTTTTAATTGAAATATAGGGGCTTGTTTTATTTGGGATTTTGTGGTATGATTTGTTAAGCCTTTAGAGATAAGCCTTAAAGGTTTAGTGCGTTATCTAAGTTTCCAGCGTTAATCGTGTATGTCGGGGACGCCATTAGATTCTAATGGTTAGCGTTTTTAAAGGCGTTTGACTTATTTAAATCCCCTTTTTCAAAATACATACTTTTAAAACTTAGTTCATTAACCTTTTGTCGTATCTCTTCTACAATTACATAATATCCATTTATTTGCTTACCGCTTAATAAAATTTCCTTGCCCTTATGGTCTTTTGTTAAAGTTTTTCTATCGGCTTTATCCGCATAGCTTTGGTATTTTGCGATTTCATCAAGCGTTACAGCTTTTTGGTTTCCATTTTTTACCATAGGTGAGTTTTCGCCATGCCTTTTTAGCGTATGTATCACTTCGCTTGGCGTTATGCTTCTTGTGGTTTTTTGTGGAATTCTAAAACCTAATTGTTTGGCTTTTGTCTCATCAAGCGTGTTAATGGGTATTTTCTTGTTGTTATCTATCGCCCAAGCAATTACTTCAGCGTTAAGGTTTTCTGCACCGATAAGGATTTTATCATCGCCTTTTTGTGGGCTTGTTTCTAGTATTTTTATAACTTCTTGTGTATCCACTTTTTTGCCTTGTTGCATTTTTGGTATTATATCTTTTTTTAAATATATTCTCTCCATTACAGCCTTTGCTTTAGGATTCTTAGCTAGTCTTTCTATACTTTTACCGCTCATCACTCCACCCAAAAATCCACTTCCTAAATGTGCGTTGCTTTGCATAGTTATAGAATCTTTTATGTTTTGTGGTACAATGTCGGCAACAGATTTAGCAATATTGGTTGGGTTTGCGTCTCCTCCAACAGACTGAGTTAAATCCGCCACACCTGCTTTAGTTTGGGGCGTGCTAGGGCTTAAGGGTGTGGGCTTTTCCAAACTTTCTAATTCTAAGCTATAAATCTTATTTCCTGCTTGATTATTTTCAAATAGCGTAATTTTTGCTTCGGCTTGGCTTCCATTTATTTGTAAAGATTTTGTAAATCTGTGCACCGCCTGTATTTCATCTCGTGCCTTTGTATCTGAGTGTGATTCTTTTAATTTACTATTTTCAAATAAACTTTTTAAATCTTGTGCTACTTTAAAGTGTTCATCTCGTGTAAAACCATTTTGAATGGTTTTTGCAACAGCCTTACTGCTACTTATTTTGGTTAATCCTTTTGTGGATATGGTGGCGATTATGCCTGTTTCCTTATTAACTATCTCTTTATTAAGATAAGGGTTTAATACTTCTTTTAAATCATTTCTTAAATCTCTTATGCCTTTTGTTTCCTGTGTGGTGTATGTGAAATTAGAATCTATTTCATTATTTAAAGCCTTTTCTTGTGCTTTTATGTTTGGATTAGATTCCATTCCTTTTAACGCATAGATTTCTTTTTCTAGCTCTTGCCTATCCTTTGCGTATCTAGCTTTGTCGTATTCCCTGCCTTTTTCTATATGATAGGATTCATTGTTATTAAGATTATTGAGTTGTTTTTGTAGTCCTTGTAGTTTGTATTCTTTAAGCTTTGCGGGATTATTTGCTATATCTAGGGCAGATTCTAATATTTCTTTTTGAAAAGGGCTTAAGTGGTAGGTATTATAGCCTTGTTGCAGGGCTTTAAGCTGTGTTTGGTTGCCTAAAATAGCTTGTGTGATTTGCTCTTTTAAGCTTTGGGCTGTTTGCTTTTGTAGGTATTCTTTGCTTACACTCATATTGCTTAAAGGCTCTATATAGTCATTCCTGCCTTCAATTTTCATTACTCTAATAAGATTGTCATCTTGTGTGTGGAGTTTTTTAATTTCTTTAATTTTCTCATACTCATTCATAAATGGATTAAAATACTCGCTTTGTGCTTTTGTGGGATTTTGTGGTATAATGGCACCAGAGTTTGAAGGTTCATCTTTAGAAGTCAGTAAAGGATTAAATTCATCGCTATAAGCGGACAGGTTCGCGGTGTCGCCTTTAATCTCATCAGGTATTTTACCTTTTGTCTTTTTATAACTCGTTATAATCCAATTGTTATCACCTTTTTTATTAAATCCTTTTGAGATTCCCACGAGATAACACTCATTGCCATTTTTATACCATAGCGTATTTACGCCATTTTCGGTAAGCAATTTGCCATTTTGTATAATCTCATTTATTGCATTTGACATTTTTTCATAAGGATTATTTCCTGCAAAGTTTGCAAAATCGTTTAAATGTTTTTCCACTACTTTTTGTAAGCCTATTTTATCATTCCCCCAAACTGAATCAATATCCCCTAATTCTTTACGATGAAACGCCCCTGCAACTTGTCCTTTATACTCGCCCTTAACTCCGCTTTCTTTATGTGCTTGTGCTTCACTTATGAGTTTTTGTATAGCAGATTCCCCACTATGATAATGCTCGGCATAATTTGTGCCAAATTCTTTTATAGGTTTAATGTTTAAATCATTTTCTATCGCCTGTCTTACTCCTGAAGGTGATGGGTAAAAATCAGGTGGGAAATCCGCTTCCGTTTTGCCTTGTTCAAAATATTGTTTTAGCTTCATCATATCAAAGCGATTATCTTTGTGGATTCCTTTTGGGATTTTGCAGTATTCTTCTTGTCCTGTGAATGAATAAATGTAGGCTCCATAATCTCAATATTTTTATCTCATACAATTCCTATCTATCTAAAATCTAGTTACTCAAAGTAACATATTTTACTTAAAATATTTAATATTCAATTATGCAAGTAATTATCATAAATAATATTTTATATAATTATAATATTAATTCTTATTTTATATTTGGAGTATTTCAATGTGTAATATACTAACACAAAAAGGTTCAAAACTCATTCTATCCGCTGCATTACTAAGCATATCTTTAAGTCAAAGTTTATGTGCGAATGAAATAGCGACAAATGACAAACTAGCTGCATTAATAGATTCTACACCAGAGAATACAGATACACAGACAAAAAGACTAAATGCTGTGGTAACCTCTAGCACAGGCTTTGATTTACCACTCAAAGATGAGGCAAAAAATATTGTATTGATAGACAAAGAAGAGCTGCAAAACAAGGGGTTTTTAAACATTAATCAAGCTTTGCAATACAGCCCCCTTATCACTTTTAATAGCAATGGATTTGGCAATAATATAGACTTAAGGGGTCAAGGACTAGATTCTAATCGTGCGGTGAAAATCCTAGTCAATCGTGTGCCTATATCCCTGCTAGATACCTCTCATGGCGTTTCGCCCTACAATAATATAGATATTGAGAATATAGAAAGGATAGAGATAATACCGGGTGGTGGGGCTGTGGTGTATGGTAATGGCACAAGAGGTGGGATTATCAATATCGTTACAAAAATGCCAAGCAAGGATTTTAACCGCATAGTATTAAAAGCGATAAGCGGGGAGAGTGTGGGGATTCAAGGTGGGAGTTTAAGCATTGCTAGTGGTAAAAAATTGAGTGAGAATCTATTCATAAAAGGCGATGTGAGTGTGGGATATACACCCGGGGCGCGTAATGTTGCAGGTATTGCTACTGATAAAAGTGAGATTAAAGCCTTTAGCAATGACAATGAGACAAATCTCTACACCGCTTTTCAAGTCCTATATAATCCCTCTGAAAATCAAAAGTTTGACTTTAATATCAGCTACTCACACTCATGGCAGAGTATCCCTCTAAGCTATCTCTCATATACTTCTAATGTTAGAAATGGTGGCAGTTCAACAACAATCACAAAAGATGAAAGCACCATAAAAAAGAGCGAAACAACCCAGATGAATACACCATAAAAACGCAAAATGACTCCCTGCAAACTTCACTTAACTACACGACAAAATGGAGTGAGAATCTAGACTTTGATGCGTTAGCCTTTTATCAATTCTCACTTACAAGATATATGGAGTATGAATACTGCATTAGCACAAAGGCAACGGGATCATTTTGTCCAGCAGGTATCATGGATATGGGAAAGCCTAGTGGTTTCCAAAATCATGCCGCAGGACTGAATCTAAAGGCAAAATACACAACGACAAACAATACACTGATAGTAGGACTTGATAATATCCTAGAATCTTCAAAGCGTATAAATCATATCGATCACTTTTTTCCTATGTATGCAAGAGGGGCAACCATATCTTTTAGGGCTGCTCCACAACAACAAATGATTCATTATATAACAAACATCACAAATACCGCCATAAAGCTATCAAATAGTCTCTATGCATTTGATAGCTTTAGCTTTACAGATTCCATAAAGCTTAGTGGCGGTGTGCGTCTAGAGTATTCTAACTATTGGATGCAAAATATCCAAGACTATTGGCAAAAAACAAAAACTAATAACAACACAACAGAATCTAGCGAATATCTTAACTTCAAAGACCACGCACAGAATCTAAGCTATGCTGCAGAAATCACACCAAGCTATCAATACAGCGATACAGGCAACACCTATGCAAAGCTGGAGTTAGGCTTTATAAGCCCGAGTGCTTTTCAAATGATTAACGCCGATCCAAAGTCAAGCACAAATAGTGGTAAAGGCATGTTAAATAAAAATGAAGCAAATGGCATTAAACCAGAGCAATATATCACAGCTGAAATAGGTATGAAAGATGAGTTTGACTTTAGCTATATCTCTGCAACACTTTTTTATACGCACACATTTAATGAGATTTTTGTAAATAATATCACGCATGGCACAGCCTATACATATAGCAATCTAGGGCAGACACAAAGAGTGGGTGCAGAGCTTAGTGCGCAACAAAGCTTTTTTGATACTTCATGGCTAAGACTAAGTGAAAGTATAGGCATGCTTTATACAAATATATTGCAAACAAATGTCGCAAACGCCCATTTGCAAGGCAACATGGTGCCTTATGTCCCTTGGCTTAAAGCAACTCTCAATGTAGAAGCTGATATTTTGCGGACAAACACCCTAAACCTTACACTCTTTCTCAATAATACCTATATTTCGCAATCACTTGATTCTACAAGTGGCACAAGCAATGCAGCGGGAAAAAGTCATATTATGAATAAGGGTGGCTATGTGCTGAGTGATTTAGGTGCTATGTTTAGCATTAAAGATGTAAAAATTAATGTCGGCGTGCGAAATCTTTTTAACTCTTGGTATGCTACCTATCAAAAATACCCACTCTATGCCCCAGCCCTTGGTAGAAACTACTATGCGGAATTGAGATATAATTTTTAGGTGGTTTTGGATAGGGAATTAAATATCGGCAATATAATGTGGTTTCTAGTTATAGATTTGGATTCCAGCGGTTGTTATTTGGGTGTAGTAGAGCATTTTTAGTTTTTGATCTGCAACTATGGACAAAGAGACAATGCTTTCTTAATACAATGGATCTAAAAATTTACTTATCCCCTTTTTTTGTTTAGCCAGATAGCTAAGATCTATCTTTATGCACGATTCAACACTAACCTTTTTAAGTTATAATTCAAGCGATTTTATCACAAAAGGAAAATATGCAACCACTATCTAAAGAGATTTTAACGCAGATAAATACCACAATATGTGGCGATGAGAGAAGCCTTGAAGTATTACAGAATAAGGGTATTGTAAAAGCCTACACAAAAGGATATAGAATCTACCCAGATAGCGATGAGTTGCTAGGCTTTTTGTATGTTTTAAGCGGGAAAGTTCGCTTTTTTAGTGTCTCAAGCAATGCTAAGGAAATCACCATTTTTACCATAAGCGATAAGGAAAGCTGTATCATCTCTACAAGCTGTATTTTATCAAACATTAAGGCTGATGTGGTGCTTGAGTTTATGGAAGATTCTAGCGTGTTTATCCTGCCAAATAAGATTTTTGAGACACTCACGCACACAAATGAATCTATTATGCGTTTTAATCTCTTTTTAGTCTCTAAACGCCTAAAACAAGCCTTTGACACCATTAATGATGTAACCTTTAAAAGTCTTAAAAATCGCGTAGTAAAGTTTCTACTAAGCAATGCCAAAAATAACCGCGTAGAAGCAAGTCAAGAAAGCATAGCAAACAATATCGGCAGTGCCAGAGAGGCAGTTACAAGAGTGATAAAAGAGCTAAAAACACAAGGGCTAATTGAGACAAATCGCAATGAGATTGTGCTTAAAAATGGGCTGTATGAGCTAGGCAAAGATATAGAATCTTAGCTTTCTTAAAGCAGGGCGGGATTTGTCCTTGCGAAAGGCTCTCTTACAAGCAACACAAGCACAGAGGGGCAAATCCGCAAAAACTTAATAGAATCTAACCTTATAGAATGTATTGTCAATCTCCCTGCAAAACTCTTTTTAAACACGCAGATTCCAGCGTGTCTGTGGTTTATCAAACGCAATAAATCCCATAACAACACGCTTTTTATTGACGCGCGAAGTCTAGGCGAACTCATCAATCGCAA
Proteins encoded:
- a CDS encoding TonB-dependent receptor, which encodes MQTSLNYTTKWSENLDFDALAFYQFSLTRYMEYEYCISTKATGSFCPAGIMDMGKPSGFQNHAAGLNLKAKYTTTNNTLIVGLDNILESSKRINHIDHFFPMYARGATISFRAAPQQQMIHYITNITNTAIKLSNSLYAFDSFSFTDSIKLSGGVRLEYSNYWMQNIQDYWQKTKTNNNTTESSEYLNFKDHAQNLSYAAEITPSYQYSDTGNTYAKLELGFISPSAFQMINADPKSSTNSGKGMLNKNEANGIKPEQYITAEIGMKDEFDFSYISATLFYTHTFNEIFVNNITHGTAYTYSNLGQTQRVGAELSAQQSFFDTSWLRLSESIGMLYTNILQTNVANAHLQGNMVPYVPWLKATLNVEADILRTNTLNLTLFLNNTYISQSLDSTSGTSNAAGKSHIMNKGGYVLSDLGAMFSIKDVKINVGVRNLFNSWYATYQKYPLYAPALGRNYYAELRYNF
- a CDS encoding TonB-dependent receptor plug domain-containing protein; translated protein: MCNILTQKGSKLILSAALLSISLSQSLCANEIATNDKLAALIDSTPENTDTQTKRLNAVVTSSTGFDLPLKDEAKNIVLIDKEELQNKGFLNINQALQYSPLITFNSNGFGNNIDLRGQGLDSNRAVKILVNRVPISLLDTSHGVSPYNNIDIENIERIEIIPGGGAVVYGNGTRGGIINIVTKMPSKDFNRIVLKAISGESVGIQGGSLSIASGKKLSENLFIKGDVSVGYTPGARNVAGIATDKSEIKAFSNDNETNLYTAFQVLYNPSENQKFDFNISYSHSWQSIPLSYLSYTSNVRNGGSSTTITKDESTIKKSETTQMNTP
- a CDS encoding Crp/Fnr family transcriptional regulator produces the protein MQPLSKEILTQINTTICGDERSLEVLQNKGIVKAYTKGYRIYPDSDELLGFLYVLSGKVRFFSVSSNAKEITIFTISDKESCIISTSCILSNIKADVVLEFMEDSSVFILPNKIFETLTHTNESIMRFNLFLVSKRLKQAFDTINDVTFKSLKNRVVKFLLSNAKNNRVEASQESIANNIGSAREAVTRVIKELKTQGLIETNRNEIVLKNGLYELGKDIES